The following DNA comes from Miscanthus floridulus cultivar M001 chromosome 5, ASM1932011v1, whole genome shotgun sequence.
TTTTCTAAAATTTAGACAAATTTAACATAAGACAAAGCTAAATTGACCTACAATTTGAAATAGACGGAGTATTTTGATATGGTATAAAAAACATGTGCATTTGTTTGGAAAACAATCATTTTTTATGAGAAATTTTTTTATACTTTGACGGAAAGAAACAAGACTTTTACTATTTATCTGTTAATAGATTTTTTTACTAATTCTGTTAATTTCTATATGTTTGATTGTACTTTGGGATCTATGCTCCAACTGTCATTTTAATAGGTTTGTAACTAAACCGGACAGATTTGACAGTACAAAATCTGTGGACACGTAATTAGACGCTCCTCTGGGTCGTGGCCCGCTCGTGTCCTGGACCGCTCGATGCACCTACTCGAGACCCTTGCACTTGCACCGGTTGCCATCCATCTGTATCGAACCCGGGGGATGGATTGGGTTCCGGTCCACGTCTAGCGGCTCTGGAAACTCACGTTCCATTTGTTTTAATAGAAAAAACTCACGTTCCCGTGTCGCGCAACTGGCACCGGACTGGACCCCGTCCCGTACGGCATCGCACCCCCACCCCGCAGTCCTCGCGTGTTCTGCCCTCTGTGCCTGCCCATTCGTTGATCCCATCGGCTTCCGCCGGCTTCCCCTTCCTCCTCCGATCCAATTCCGCACcccgcgcctcgccgccgccgacgccgccggccATGTCCAAGTACGGcaccatccccacctcctcctccgcgGGCGGCGGGGCGCCCCTCGGCGGCGCCTCCCCGCTCGACTTCATCTCCCGCGCCAAGGCCCGGGGCGCctcggcgctggcgacgcgccgGCCCTGGCGCGAGCTCGCGGACGTCCACGCCGTCGGCCTGCCCCCGAGCCTCGGCGACGCGTACCTCCGCGTGCGCGCCAACCTCGCGCACTTCGCCATgaactacgccatcgtcgtcctcgtcgtcgtcttcctctccctcctctggcaCCCCGTCTCCCTCATCGTCTTCCTCGTCTGCATGCTCGCCTGGCTCGTCCTCTACTTCCTCCGCGACGAGcccctcgtcctcttcggccGCGTCGTCGCCGACGGCTACGTCCTCGGCGTTCTCGCCGTCGTCACGCTCGTCCTGCTCCTCCTCACCGACGCCACCGCCAACATCCTCTCCTCGCTGAGCGtcggcctcgtcctcgtcctcctgcaCGCAGCgctgcacaaggcggaggacaACGCCGCCGACGAGGTCGACCGCTGGTACGCGCCGGTGTCACAGCAGCCGTCGCACTAGGTGTGAGATCCCTCCCTCTCCCTGATTGTCACCGTTACTGCTACTGCTTGCTGATGTATGATTTGTTAATGTGTTCCTGTCAATTGTTATGCTGTTGCACGAGAACGAAATGTTTACAGATACTGCTTTGCTATGAATGATTTGATCTTAGTGTTGCTTCTCTACTCGTTCCACGAATTTTAGTTGTCTTGTATCCATCGACAGATTAGAGCAGCCGTTTGTGCAATTGGAGCTCCAATTCATACATTCCTGTGACTCATGTGCAATTGTGCTGATTTTAAGAGCAATACTTTATAATAGTGCTGATTTTAGTCAGTTCCTTGAAGGACAAAATCCCATGGTCAAACAGATCGCCTCTCGATCAAGGATTTCCTATGCCATATCGTCAGTCGCTATCGACCCTTTGCCATTGTAGCCTATGAATTCCCCAAAGTGATGATTGATAAGTAGCTCCCTTTCGAACATAGATTGAGACATCTTGTATTTCTATGTGCCGGGTTTGTCAACACTGTGCAACATATCAGAAACGTGAAAAAATTTAGAGAATATGCGGAGACAGACAATGTGATTCCAAGCACTTGTCACCTTCTTCTTTATCTTACCCAAATGTTTTCAAAAACAGTTCTAGCAATCATGTCATCCCTTTCACATCTGTCTATAATATATTTCTCCTGGCCCCTAATTTTTCTTTGGGCCAATTTTATATCTGTTTATCAGCTTGCCTTAAAGGTCATTTCAAGTGCCAGCCAAAAGGGTATGGACGTGGGGCAGCTGTTTTGAGATTGTTAAATTGATAAACCTGGACCAACAGGGTGTACTAACTTTATTGAGAGACAGTAGTTTGGCAAGGAGTTGGGGGATGCTCCTTCCCTACTTTTCCTGGCATTAGGAAGGTACAGATAAGCTGTCACTGAATCCAGCTTAGCTGTTAGTTGGGCAGAATCCTGACGTGTTGCCTAGGGGAACAAACATTCAAAATTAGAGTATAAGATCATTTGGTCTAGTTTCCATGAGGCCTTATGTGCTGACTTGCTTGCAGAAGCATTTCTTTTGTTCcaatttcctttttctatttcctAGCTTTCATTTTGTTTCTGGGCTTAATTCCAAGTCGATTTCCTAGCAGCCATAATTTATGAAACTTAATAATTATATTTTGACATAGTTTTCCCTTATTGTGATTATTGTGATGGGCCATTACATTCTTAATATGTCCGTTCATTACACTGTTCAGATACATTCTAGACTTGCTTTGAGTCGTTGACATCGCCATGATGCCAtttagggcactcccaatgcagaaaCCAGCATGGTTTCTATCCCTATTAATTATCCTGCCACCTAGatattttgctgatgtggcaagtaATTTAATGAGAGAGGAAAAAatggtcaaccatggaagccattttcttaataagacaagttatggagcggtatagggagaagaaggaggacctacacatggtttttattgacttggagaaggcttatgataaaataccaagggatgttatgtggtgggttttggacaaacataaagtcccaacaaagtacgtcgggctcattaaggacatgtacaacaatgttgtgactgagttcgaacaagtgatggagacacggatgacttcccgattaggataggactacatcaagggtcagctttagcccttatttgtttgccttagtgatggatgaaatcacaagggacatacaaggggatatcccttggtgtatgcttttcgcggatgatgtagtgctagttgatgaaagccggacatgagtgaatcaaaaactagagttatggtgggagactttggagtccaaaggttttagactcagtagaactaaaactgagtatatgagatgtgacttcggcactactactcgggaggaggaagatattagtttggaaggtcaagtagtgcctaggaaggatacctttcgatatttaggatcaatgctacagaaagacggggatattgatgaagatgttagccatagaatcaaagcagggtggatgaagtggcgacaagcatctggtgtcctatgtgacaaaagggtaccacagaagctaaaaggtaagttttataggacggcgattagacctgctatattgtatggtgcagaatgttggcctacgaaaagacgacatgttcaacagataagtttcacggaaatgcgtatgttgcgatggatttgcggtcatacaagaagggatcgagttcggaacgatgatatacgtgatagattaggggtagcaccaattgaagaaaatcttgtccaacaccggttgagatggtttggacatgtccaacggagacctccagaggcaccggtgcgtagtggaatcctaagccaggatagtaacgtgaagagaggcagaggaagaccgaagttgacttgggtagaggcaataaaaggagacttgaaaggatggaatatacccaaagacttagccttagataggagtgcttggaaga
Coding sequences within:
- the LOC136449449 gene encoding PRA1 family protein F3-like, translating into MSKYGTIPTSSSAGGGAPLGGASPLDFISRAKARGASALATRRPWRELADVHAVGLPPSLGDAYLRVRANLAHFAMNYAIVVLVVVFLSLLWHPVSLIVFLVCMLAWLVLYFLRDEPLVLFGRVVADGYVLGVLAVVTLVLLLLTDATANILSSLSVGLVLVLLHAALHKAEDNAADEVDRWYAPVSQQPSH